A single genomic interval of Ischnura elegans chromosome 3, ioIscEleg1.1, whole genome shotgun sequence harbors:
- the LOC124155744 gene encoding protein phosphatase 1 regulatory subunit 3B-B isoform X3, translating to MDTGGIVSDNGWPMVSLAMPAEYDSVVAASPPVFSHSPPTPGGGPGGFLANYGHFRGLAVDPWQNHYNNNNINSNNNNSSRHYNPWAPTPRYQQQTTQQQQRRVPPPPSLPLNIPMSQKPSPRRPCLVVRPEDATSPDSSSPEEPTSPTRLKKRVVFADDRGLSLTQVRVMREPSDCPPLWTLEFLAQVTRGVAAAAAAASSDSNNWELNFQQPAADYLAFRRRLDTACVSLENAVVVSGSSSEDSSAALVGTVKVRNLAFQKEVSLRSTFDAWATHTDTECSFVPSSPPHAPPALYDTFSFSLRLPATAKKVQFCVRFTCESTEYWDNNDGENYTVARPPPKLPDTEAASAVAAAASLAAASSLARHAQRKFDDAVHAKVSSWSEFASWNHLVNDAPYW from the exons ATGGATACGGGCGGAATCGTCAGCGACAATGG GTGGCCGATGGTCTCCCTCGCCATGCCCGCGGAATACGACAGCGTAGTGGCCGCGAGCCCTCCAGTCTTCTCGCATAGTCCTCCCACCCCCGGTGGGGGTCCTGGGGGATTCCTCGCCAACTATGGCCACTTCCGAGGCCTCGCGGTGGACCCTTGGCAGAACCActacaataacaacaacatcaacagcaacaacaacaacagcagccgCCACTACAACCCATGGGCCCCAACCCCCAGGTACCAGCAGCAGACGACGCAACAACAACAGCGCAGGGTTCCTCCGCCTCCCTCGCTGCCGCTCAACATCCCCATGTCACAAAAGCCGAGTCCACGGAGACCGTGCCTGGTGGTCCGCCCGGAAGATGCCACATCGCCAGACAGCAGCAGTCCTGAGGAGCCCACGAGCCCCACTCGCCTCAAGAAGCGGGTCGTGTTCGCAGATGATCGCGGTCTCTCGCTCACGCAG GTCCGCGTGATGAGAGAGCCCTCTGACTGCCCTCCCCTCTGGACACTCGAGTTCCTGGCGCAGGTGACCCGCGGTGTGGCTGCAGCCGCGGCCGCCGCCTCCTCAGACTCCAACAACTGGGAGCTCAACTTCCAGCAGCCGGCCGCCGACTACCTGGCCTTCCGCCGTCGACTCGACACCGCCTGCGTCTCCCTCGAGAACGCCGTCGTTGTGTCCGGCAGCTCTTCCGAAGACTCATCGGCTGCCCTCGTGGGCACCGTCAAGGTCCGCAACCTCGCCTTCCAGAAGGAGGTGTCCCTAAG GTCCACATTCGACGCCTGGGCCACTCACACCGACACGGAGTGCTCCTTCGTCCCGTCATCTCCGCCGCACGCCCCTCCAGCACTGTACGACACATTCTCCTTCAGCCTGCGCCTTCCGGCGACGGCCAAGAAGGTGCAGTTCTGCGTCCGCTTCACATGCGAGAGCACCGAGTACTGGGACAACAACGACGGCGAAAACTACACGGTCGCAAGGCCCCCGCCCAAACTGCCGGACACGGAAGCGGCGTCGGCCGTCGCGGCGGCAGCGTCGCTGGCGGCGGCGTCTTCGCTCGCCCGCCACGCCCAGAGGAAGTTTGACGACGCGGTGCACGCCAAGGTGTCTTCGTGGTCGGAGTTCGCCAGTTGGAATCACCTGGTGAACGACGCACCCTACTGGTGA
- the LOC124155744 gene encoding protein phosphatase 1 regulatory subunit 3B-B isoform X1, producing MSGSGSSPRDRQVSSSCLLRLHFEWPMVSLAMPAEYDSVVAASPPVFSHSPPTPGGGPGGFLANYGHFRGLAVDPWQNHYNNNNINSNNNNSSRHYNPWAPTPRYQQQTTQQQQRRVPPPPSLPLNIPMSQKPSPRRPCLVVRPEDATSPDSSSPEEPTSPTRLKKRVVFADDRGLSLTQVRVMREPSDCPPLWTLEFLAQVTRGVAAAAAAASSDSNNWELNFQQPAADYLAFRRRLDTACVSLENAVVVSGSSSEDSSAALVGTVKVRNLAFQKEVSLRSTFDAWATHTDTECSFVPSSPPHAPPALYDTFSFSLRLPATAKKVQFCVRFTCESTEYWDNNDGENYTVARPPPKLPDTEAASAVAAAASLAAASSLARHAQRKFDDAVHAKVSSWSEFASWNHLVNDAPYW from the exons GTGGCCGATGGTCTCCCTCGCCATGCCCGCGGAATACGACAGCGTAGTGGCCGCGAGCCCTCCAGTCTTCTCGCATAGTCCTCCCACCCCCGGTGGGGGTCCTGGGGGATTCCTCGCCAACTATGGCCACTTCCGAGGCCTCGCGGTGGACCCTTGGCAGAACCActacaataacaacaacatcaacagcaacaacaacaacagcagccgCCACTACAACCCATGGGCCCCAACCCCCAGGTACCAGCAGCAGACGACGCAACAACAACAGCGCAGGGTTCCTCCGCCTCCCTCGCTGCCGCTCAACATCCCCATGTCACAAAAGCCGAGTCCACGGAGACCGTGCCTGGTGGTCCGCCCGGAAGATGCCACATCGCCAGACAGCAGCAGTCCTGAGGAGCCCACGAGCCCCACTCGCCTCAAGAAGCGGGTCGTGTTCGCAGATGATCGCGGTCTCTCGCTCACGCAG GTCCGCGTGATGAGAGAGCCCTCTGACTGCCCTCCCCTCTGGACACTCGAGTTCCTGGCGCAGGTGACCCGCGGTGTGGCTGCAGCCGCGGCCGCCGCCTCCTCAGACTCCAACAACTGGGAGCTCAACTTCCAGCAGCCGGCCGCCGACTACCTGGCCTTCCGCCGTCGACTCGACACCGCCTGCGTCTCCCTCGAGAACGCCGTCGTTGTGTCCGGCAGCTCTTCCGAAGACTCATCGGCTGCCCTCGTGGGCACCGTCAAGGTCCGCAACCTCGCCTTCCAGAAGGAGGTGTCCCTAAG GTCCACATTCGACGCCTGGGCCACTCACACCGACACGGAGTGCTCCTTCGTCCCGTCATCTCCGCCGCACGCCCCTCCAGCACTGTACGACACATTCTCCTTCAGCCTGCGCCTTCCGGCGACGGCCAAGAAGGTGCAGTTCTGCGTCCGCTTCACATGCGAGAGCACCGAGTACTGGGACAACAACGACGGCGAAAACTACACGGTCGCAAGGCCCCCGCCCAAACTGCCGGACACGGAAGCGGCGTCGGCCGTCGCGGCGGCAGCGTCGCTGGCGGCGGCGTCTTCGCTCGCCCGCCACGCCCAGAGGAAGTTTGACGACGCGGTGCACGCCAAGGTGTCTTCGTGGTCGGAGTTCGCCAGTTGGAATCACCTGGTGAACGACGCACCCTACTGGTGA
- the LOC124155744 gene encoding protein phosphatase 1 regulatory subunit 3B-B isoform X4 codes for MFTRISLDSRWPMVSLAMPAEYDSVVAASPPVFSHSPPTPGGGPGGFLANYGHFRGLAVDPWQNHYNNNNINSNNNNSSRHYNPWAPTPRYQQQTTQQQQRRVPPPPSLPLNIPMSQKPSPRRPCLVVRPEDATSPDSSSPEEPTSPTRLKKRVVFADDRGLSLTQVRVMREPSDCPPLWTLEFLAQVTRGVAAAAAAASSDSNNWELNFQQPAADYLAFRRRLDTACVSLENAVVVSGSSSEDSSAALVGTVKVRNLAFQKEVSLRSTFDAWATHTDTECSFVPSSPPHAPPALYDTFSFSLRLPATAKKVQFCVRFTCESTEYWDNNDGENYTVARPPPKLPDTEAASAVAAAASLAAASSLARHAQRKFDDAVHAKVSSWSEFASWNHLVNDAPYW; via the exons ATGTTCACCAGGATAAGCCTGGACAGCAG GTGGCCGATGGTCTCCCTCGCCATGCCCGCGGAATACGACAGCGTAGTGGCCGCGAGCCCTCCAGTCTTCTCGCATAGTCCTCCCACCCCCGGTGGGGGTCCTGGGGGATTCCTCGCCAACTATGGCCACTTCCGAGGCCTCGCGGTGGACCCTTGGCAGAACCActacaataacaacaacatcaacagcaacaacaacaacagcagccgCCACTACAACCCATGGGCCCCAACCCCCAGGTACCAGCAGCAGACGACGCAACAACAACAGCGCAGGGTTCCTCCGCCTCCCTCGCTGCCGCTCAACATCCCCATGTCACAAAAGCCGAGTCCACGGAGACCGTGCCTGGTGGTCCGCCCGGAAGATGCCACATCGCCAGACAGCAGCAGTCCTGAGGAGCCCACGAGCCCCACTCGCCTCAAGAAGCGGGTCGTGTTCGCAGATGATCGCGGTCTCTCGCTCACGCAG GTCCGCGTGATGAGAGAGCCCTCTGACTGCCCTCCCCTCTGGACACTCGAGTTCCTGGCGCAGGTGACCCGCGGTGTGGCTGCAGCCGCGGCCGCCGCCTCCTCAGACTCCAACAACTGGGAGCTCAACTTCCAGCAGCCGGCCGCCGACTACCTGGCCTTCCGCCGTCGACTCGACACCGCCTGCGTCTCCCTCGAGAACGCCGTCGTTGTGTCCGGCAGCTCTTCCGAAGACTCATCGGCTGCCCTCGTGGGCACCGTCAAGGTCCGCAACCTCGCCTTCCAGAAGGAGGTGTCCCTAAG GTCCACATTCGACGCCTGGGCCACTCACACCGACACGGAGTGCTCCTTCGTCCCGTCATCTCCGCCGCACGCCCCTCCAGCACTGTACGACACATTCTCCTTCAGCCTGCGCCTTCCGGCGACGGCCAAGAAGGTGCAGTTCTGCGTCCGCTTCACATGCGAGAGCACCGAGTACTGGGACAACAACGACGGCGAAAACTACACGGTCGCAAGGCCCCCGCCCAAACTGCCGGACACGGAAGCGGCGTCGGCCGTCGCGGCGGCAGCGTCGCTGGCGGCGGCGTCTTCGCTCGCCCGCCACGCCCAGAGGAAGTTTGACGACGCGGTGCACGCCAAGGTGTCTTCGTGGTCGGAGTTCGCCAGTTGGAATCACCTGGTGAACGACGCACCCTACTGGTGA
- the LOC124155744 gene encoding protein phosphatase 1 regulatory subunit 3B-B isoform X5, which yields MVSLAMPAEYDSVVAASPPVFSHSPPTPGGGPGGFLANYGHFRGLAVDPWQNHYNNNNINSNNNNSSRHYNPWAPTPRYQQQTTQQQQRRVPPPPSLPLNIPMSQKPSPRRPCLVVRPEDATSPDSSSPEEPTSPTRLKKRVVFADDRGLSLTQVRVMREPSDCPPLWTLEFLAQVTRGVAAAAAAASSDSNNWELNFQQPAADYLAFRRRLDTACVSLENAVVVSGSSSEDSSAALVGTVKVRNLAFQKEVSLRSTFDAWATHTDTECSFVPSSPPHAPPALYDTFSFSLRLPATAKKVQFCVRFTCESTEYWDNNDGENYTVARPPPKLPDTEAASAVAAAASLAAASSLARHAQRKFDDAVHAKVSSWSEFASWNHLVNDAPYW from the exons ATGGTCTCCCTCGCCATGCCCGCGGAATACGACAGCGTAGTGGCCGCGAGCCCTCCAGTCTTCTCGCATAGTCCTCCCACCCCCGGTGGGGGTCCTGGGGGATTCCTCGCCAACTATGGCCACTTCCGAGGCCTCGCGGTGGACCCTTGGCAGAACCActacaataacaacaacatcaacagcaacaacaacaacagcagccgCCACTACAACCCATGGGCCCCAACCCCCAGGTACCAGCAGCAGACGACGCAACAACAACAGCGCAGGGTTCCTCCGCCTCCCTCGCTGCCGCTCAACATCCCCATGTCACAAAAGCCGAGTCCACGGAGACCGTGCCTGGTGGTCCGCCCGGAAGATGCCACATCGCCAGACAGCAGCAGTCCTGAGGAGCCCACGAGCCCCACTCGCCTCAAGAAGCGGGTCGTGTTCGCAGATGATCGCGGTCTCTCGCTCACGCAG GTCCGCGTGATGAGAGAGCCCTCTGACTGCCCTCCCCTCTGGACACTCGAGTTCCTGGCGCAGGTGACCCGCGGTGTGGCTGCAGCCGCGGCCGCCGCCTCCTCAGACTCCAACAACTGGGAGCTCAACTTCCAGCAGCCGGCCGCCGACTACCTGGCCTTCCGCCGTCGACTCGACACCGCCTGCGTCTCCCTCGAGAACGCCGTCGTTGTGTCCGGCAGCTCTTCCGAAGACTCATCGGCTGCCCTCGTGGGCACCGTCAAGGTCCGCAACCTCGCCTTCCAGAAGGAGGTGTCCCTAAG GTCCACATTCGACGCCTGGGCCACTCACACCGACACGGAGTGCTCCTTCGTCCCGTCATCTCCGCCGCACGCCCCTCCAGCACTGTACGACACATTCTCCTTCAGCCTGCGCCTTCCGGCGACGGCCAAGAAGGTGCAGTTCTGCGTCCGCTTCACATGCGAGAGCACCGAGTACTGGGACAACAACGACGGCGAAAACTACACGGTCGCAAGGCCCCCGCCCAAACTGCCGGACACGGAAGCGGCGTCGGCCGTCGCGGCGGCAGCGTCGCTGGCGGCGGCGTCTTCGCTCGCCCGCCACGCCCAGAGGAAGTTTGACGACGCGGTGCACGCCAAGGTGTCTTCGTGGTCGGAGTTCGCCAGTTGGAATCACCTGGTGAACGACGCACCCTACTGGTGA
- the LOC124155744 gene encoding protein phosphatase 1 regulatory subunit 3B-B isoform X2: MSSTLDGGARRVNLFLTAQLRWPMVSLAMPAEYDSVVAASPPVFSHSPPTPGGGPGGFLANYGHFRGLAVDPWQNHYNNNNINSNNNNSSRHYNPWAPTPRYQQQTTQQQQRRVPPPPSLPLNIPMSQKPSPRRPCLVVRPEDATSPDSSSPEEPTSPTRLKKRVVFADDRGLSLTQVRVMREPSDCPPLWTLEFLAQVTRGVAAAAAAASSDSNNWELNFQQPAADYLAFRRRLDTACVSLENAVVVSGSSSEDSSAALVGTVKVRNLAFQKEVSLRSTFDAWATHTDTECSFVPSSPPHAPPALYDTFSFSLRLPATAKKVQFCVRFTCESTEYWDNNDGENYTVARPPPKLPDTEAASAVAAAASLAAASSLARHAQRKFDDAVHAKVSSWSEFASWNHLVNDAPYW, translated from the exons GTGGCCGATGGTCTCCCTCGCCATGCCCGCGGAATACGACAGCGTAGTGGCCGCGAGCCCTCCAGTCTTCTCGCATAGTCCTCCCACCCCCGGTGGGGGTCCTGGGGGATTCCTCGCCAACTATGGCCACTTCCGAGGCCTCGCGGTGGACCCTTGGCAGAACCActacaataacaacaacatcaacagcaacaacaacaacagcagccgCCACTACAACCCATGGGCCCCAACCCCCAGGTACCAGCAGCAGACGACGCAACAACAACAGCGCAGGGTTCCTCCGCCTCCCTCGCTGCCGCTCAACATCCCCATGTCACAAAAGCCGAGTCCACGGAGACCGTGCCTGGTGGTCCGCCCGGAAGATGCCACATCGCCAGACAGCAGCAGTCCTGAGGAGCCCACGAGCCCCACTCGCCTCAAGAAGCGGGTCGTGTTCGCAGATGATCGCGGTCTCTCGCTCACGCAG GTCCGCGTGATGAGAGAGCCCTCTGACTGCCCTCCCCTCTGGACACTCGAGTTCCTGGCGCAGGTGACCCGCGGTGTGGCTGCAGCCGCGGCCGCCGCCTCCTCAGACTCCAACAACTGGGAGCTCAACTTCCAGCAGCCGGCCGCCGACTACCTGGCCTTCCGCCGTCGACTCGACACCGCCTGCGTCTCCCTCGAGAACGCCGTCGTTGTGTCCGGCAGCTCTTCCGAAGACTCATCGGCTGCCCTCGTGGGCACCGTCAAGGTCCGCAACCTCGCCTTCCAGAAGGAGGTGTCCCTAAG GTCCACATTCGACGCCTGGGCCACTCACACCGACACGGAGTGCTCCTTCGTCCCGTCATCTCCGCCGCACGCCCCTCCAGCACTGTACGACACATTCTCCTTCAGCCTGCGCCTTCCGGCGACGGCCAAGAAGGTGCAGTTCTGCGTCCGCTTCACATGCGAGAGCACCGAGTACTGGGACAACAACGACGGCGAAAACTACACGGTCGCAAGGCCCCCGCCCAAACTGCCGGACACGGAAGCGGCGTCGGCCGTCGCGGCGGCAGCGTCGCTGGCGGCGGCGTCTTCGCTCGCCCGCCACGCCCAGAGGAAGTTTGACGACGCGGTGCACGCCAAGGTGTCTTCGTGGTCGGAGTTCGCCAGTTGGAATCACCTGGTGAACGACGCACCCTACTGGTGA